The stretch of DNA CGACATTTCAATCCGGTATAAAAAGGCTTATAAATGAATTTAGTGAAAAAGGTTTCAATCCAAGCATTGAAAGGATAAAACAATGGTTTGAATACATGAAGGACATGACAGACGAAGAATTTAAACAAAGAATCGATTGGGTATTAAAAAACGTTTCCTTTGCTCCAAGCATGGCAGATATTTTTAAGGCAGAGGTAAATATAAATAACACATGGAAAGAATTTGATTTTAGTTTCCTTAAAGGTGGTGATAATAATGCAACCGATAAGTAATCTTTATAACATTCAAGCAGAGGTTGAGGTTTTAGCTGCAATTTTATACGATAACAACTCAATGACAGAAATTAACCTTAGAGCAGAGGAATTTTTTGATACTAAGAACAAGTTGATTTATAAGGCAATGCAAGAATTGTTTAACAAGGATATAAAGATTGACGAAACAAATTTGATTGAATACTTTAAGGGGAATTTGCAGGACATAGGCGGAATGTCTTATTTATCTAATCTTATCATTGCTAAGGCTAAACTAGATAAAACAAAAGTTTCGATAATAAAAGAAAAAGCAAGATTGCGAAAACTTTACGAAACTGTTCTAAGAGCAGTAGACGAAATTAAGAATAACAAGGGGTTTGATGAAATATATTTTGCTATTCAAAGAGAAATATACAACATAGATAGCCAAGACGAAGAAAAGCTAATGTCAGATAAGGACTTGTTTTCAAAGACATTTGACGAAATAGAAAATAATCAGAATAAGAAGGACATATTAGGACTAAAAAGCGGTATTGTTGACTTAGACAAGGCAATTAATGGGTTTCAAAATGGAAGGTTTTATATAATTGCTGGACGTTCTGGAATGGGTAAATCAGCAGCAGCCTTGAATATAGTTCAAAATATATCAAAGAATCACCATGTTTTATATTATAGCCTTGAAATGCCAGAAGAAGAATTAGGACTTAGAAGGGCAGCAATGTTTAGCAAAATAGACACCCAAAGGCTAGAGAGAGGACTATTAAACGAAAAAGAATGGGACAAGCTAATAAAGGACTTTAATATCCTAAGCAATCAAAAATGCTATACCTATTCAAAAGCAGGAATCCATATTGACGACATAATAAAGCAAGCGAAAAAGTTAAAAATGCAAGGTAAACTTAAAATGTTAGTAGTCGACCATATAGGACGATTAAACTTATCGGGGTTAGGTGATACGATAAGGGAAAAGATAACAAATGTTTGTATTATTCTTAAAAATTTAGCAATGGACTTAGATATACCGGTTATAGCATTAAGCCAATTGAATCGTAGTCCAGATGCACGAGCAGACAAAAGACCAAGTTTAGCAGATTTAAAAGAAAGTTCCGGAATAGAAGAAAATGCGGACGTAGTAATGCTACTTTATAGGGACGAATATTATAATAGCAATACAAATAGTAAAGGCATGATTGAAATAAACATAGCCAAGAATAGAAGTGGAAACACTGGCATAATAAAATTATTATGGTTGCCGCAGTTTCAATTAATAGGCTCATTATCACAATTTAAAGAAGTGGTATAATAGGGTTGGGACTAAATTCTCAGCCTTTGTTATTTAGATTATAATTATATGGTAGAGCTGCAAATTAAAATTATAAAACTTTGTCCACCACGTGCCCACCTCTGTAAATAAAAAATTCCCACATCAAGTTTCAAAAAGGGCAAGGGGGTAGGGGGATATAAAAATCTATACCTTTTCAATACAGACCGGGCGGGGCAGTTTCGCTTACAAAAAATTCCCTAAATGAAGTTAAAGGGGGTAGGGCTATTAGGAAAATTATTTAATAACCTAAGGATACCGAGCGACCAGCCTTCATTTTAAATAAATTTGTAAAATGAAATTTTAAAGACAAATTCCGTCCGGCAGCAGGATTTTAAATTTCCTTTTCAAGTTCGTATTAAACATTTCACATTTATTCAAGGCTTATTCTTTGCAATGCTTGAACATTCTACAATAAGATACCTTACATATGTAGGGTATCTTGAGCAAAAAGATAATACACACAAGGAAGAAAAAGTAAAAATGAGTAATGAAAAGGCTAAATCCTAAGGAGAAATAAAAAGGCTCATGGCTGACGGAAAAGCTGCAAATTAGAGGTGATGACCTTGACGAATGAAGAATTATTTGAATTGTATTCTAACGGTAATGTTAAGGCTAAAGAAATGCTTATTTTAAATAATATTAACCTTGTTAAGTGTTACGCTAAGCGATTTTTCATAATGTTTGAGGTAAGCAGTTATAAAGATTATGACCTTGAGGATTTGGAGCAAGTAGGAATAATAGGGTTAATTAAGGCAATAGACAAATACAACCCAGCATTAGGCTGCAAGTTTTCAACTTATGCAGTATATTGGATAAAGCAAGCGATTAGAAGGGCATTAGAAGGACATGAGGACACATTAAGCCTTGATGAAAATATAGGTGATGAAGAAGAAGGAAACATTACTTTAATGGACACATTAGAGGATAAGACTATAAATTTTGTTGAGGAAACGGAGCTAAAAGAATTAAAAAAGTTATGGGATATATTATCCGAACGTTTAAACGATAAGGAAATTAAATTTTTAAAGCTGAAACATATAAACAATTTAACGGAAAAGCAGATATGTAGAATCCTTGAGATACCAGAAGAAAAGGCAAGGCAGTTTAGTGAATCTGTATTAAGAAAAGCAAGGTCAAAAGCAAAGTTATTAAGGATATTGTTTGATGATTATTTAGACAAAAGGACAAGTTATCTAAGTG from Caloramator mitchellensis encodes:
- a CDS encoding replicative DNA helicase; this translates as MQPISNLYNIQAEVEVLAAILYDNNSMTEINLRAEEFFDTKNKLIYKAMQELFNKDIKIDETNLIEYFKGNLQDIGGMSYLSNLIIAKAKLDKTKVSIIKEKARLRKLYETVLRAVDEIKNNKGFDEIYFAIQREIYNIDSQDEEKLMSDKDLFSKTFDEIENNQNKKDILGLKSGIVDLDKAINGFQNGRFYIIAGRSGMGKSAAALNIVQNISKNHHVLYYSLEMPEEELGLRRAAMFSKIDTQRLERGLLNEKEWDKLIKDFNILSNQKCYTYSKAGIHIDDIIKQAKKLKMQGKLKMLVVDHIGRLNLSGLGDTIREKITNVCIILKNLAMDLDIPVIALSQLNRSPDARADKRPSLADLKESSGIEENADVVMLLYRDEYYNSNTNSKGMIEINIAKNRSGNTGIIKLLWLPQFQLIGSLSQFKEVV
- a CDS encoding sigma-70 family RNA polymerase sigma factor — encoded protein: MTNEELFELYSNGNVKAKEMLILNNINLVKCYAKRFFIMFEVSSYKDYDLEDLEQVGIIGLIKAIDKYNPALGCKFSTYAVYWIKQAIRRALEGHEDTLSLDENIGDEEEGNITLMDTLEDKTINFVEETELKELKKLWDILSERLNDKEIKFLKLKHINNLTEKQICRILEIPEEKARQFSESVLRKARSKAKLLRILFDDYLDKRTSYLSAVDYSKPKVKESYYNSSIVEVIILERERLRERFGVKVNI